The sequence CTCCGGAAGTTATGTGCGGATTTGGATGTTCAGAAAATTGGTGGGGCTGTGAACCTCCAACAGGCATACTTCCAGGATGACCTGCAGGAATACCTCCAGGACCAAGACGGCTCTTTTGTCTTACAGAACCAGAACGGTAGCTACCTTGACTTGCACCAGAGTTTTGGCTACGTGGACTTTCAGCAAACTGTTCGAGACTTCCACTTCCAGCAAATTGGACATGTGGACTTCCACGTGGGATCTTTGGAATTCCACCCGGTCCTGCATTTGCATCTCCAGGTTGATGCAAATTGGGAATTCCACCAACATGACGGCTACTTTGACTTCCACGAGAACCGCGACTACGTTGACTACCTCGACTTCCAACAGAAAGTTCGCTATTTGATCGACTTTCGGAAGTTATGTGTCTATTTGGAATTGCAGCAGATGGCTGGGCTTGTATAGGATGTCCAGGAGCACCACCAGGAAAACTTCCAGCACCATATTGCAAACGTGGACTTGCACCACCATGTAAGGGAACTGGACTTGCACCATGTTGGAAACGTGGACTTCCAGCATATTGTTGTTGATGTGGAGTTCTACCAAAAATCTGTTCGGAAAGTTCATAGGGTTGTTCATGTTGACTTACACCAAAAGAATGGACATGTGTCATTCCGCCAAGATGTTGACCATACGGGTTTCCAGTATTATGTGACCCAATTGATCGTTCAGCATAATGCTCTTCATAGGGTACATGATCACTACGTGGGCCGGGTATTCTGAATGTAGGATCCGTTAGGAGTTTGTTCAATTCATCCGGAGTTACACTCCGAACTAATCCATTTCCCTTGCGGACTATAACAGGTTTGTAATTTAGTGTGTTTGGATGAAAACCAGTTGCGGTTGTTGCTCCAACGTCCCAATCATCTATTATCATCGGTTCACCATCAGGATGATGTACTTTTTCTGGATCGTGGTTATACATTACAATTCCCTCTGTAAAAGGATAATAAAAATGTCTgcattttactttcaaatatccaGTTTTCACATTTGTTCACAGGCAGATGCTTTCTTATTCGacagagaatttaaaaacattaattattaatcgGAACACTGCAcagaaaaagattaagtttcattttaatcaaagaaacgaCATCAAAATTtgctgaaagaaaattgaacattaattgtTTCGTATTGAGCAATATGAATGTTGAAAGCAATTCGactgtttttcagtttttaaaatggatcagaaaacagatttttaaagcaGGTTTCAGTCGGAAtagtgaaatataataaaaatgatctcaatatataatattatgcagACATTGTACTTACCTTGATACGCGTTCGTAGAAACCGCTAAAGTTAAGAAAAGAACACCGATCTTCATTTTCACTAGACGAATGAGATTCGT is a genomic window of Belonocnema kinseyi isolate 2016_QV_RU_SX_M_011 chromosome 8, B_treatae_v1, whole genome shotgun sequence containing:
- the LOC117177716 gene encoding hornerin-like; translated protein: MKIGVLFLTLAVSTNAYQEGIVMYNHDPEKVHHPDGEPMIIDDWDVGATTATGFHPNTLNYKPVIVRKGNGLVRSVTPDELNKLLTDPTFRIPGPRSDHVPYEEHYAERSIGSHNTGNPYGQHLGGMTHVHSFGVSQHEQPYELSEQIFGRTPHQQQYAGSPRFQHGASPVPLHGGASPRLQYGAGSFPGGAPGHPIQAQPSAAIPNRHITSESRSNSELSVGSRGSQRSRGSRGSQSSRHVGGIPNLHQPGDANAGPGGIPKIPRGSPHVQFAGSGSLEQFAESPRSQNSGASQGSYRSGSVRQKSRLGPGGIPAGHPGSMPVGGSQPHQFSEHPNPHITSGGRSNSELSVGSQGSQGSEGSLGSQGSHGSRMRNPAGSGQPPQFPAGHGQQPEYPGGYPYEGSYAGSQDGYDSAGSGRSHNSAGSGRSHNSAGSGRSHTSAQASKVPTPSGEKKSKKSALSNLFKKIKLGSSKKPSS